AGGCAAAAGGGGAGATATACTGTCCAGCATCGACAAAAAGGGCATTAGAAAACTGATTGCAGATGGAACCGTAGGAGGAGGAATGCTTCCAAAGGTTCATGCCTGTATGAGTGCACTTTCAGCAGGCACAAAGAAAACACATATAATCGATGGCAGAGTGCCTCATTGCCTCCTTCTTGAGATATTTACAAAAGAGGGAATAGGCACTGAGATAACAGAATAAAAAGAGGTAATCACAACCCCCATTCGGTTGACTTTCAATGGCTTTTAAGATACATTAAAAGATATGGCTGTAAAATTAGGGCAGTTACTTCTGAACTCCAATATTATCACTCAGGAACAGCTTAACCAGGCACTTAACATTCAGAAAAAAGATGGTGGAAGGCTCGGCACAAACCTCGTCAAATTAGGCTATGTCACAGAGGAAAAACTCGTAACATTCCTGAGCAAGCAGTTTGGTGTGCCTGCAATAAACCTCTCTAACTATAAGATAGACCCAGCAGTGCTCAAGCTCATCCCAGCTTATGAGTGCCATTACAGAGTATTATGGAGGCAAAGGTGCGGTTGCCACTACCACAAAGGCATCTCCTACCGAATCATCACGGATACTCGAGGCAAAGGATTATACTTTTGATGGTGAGGAGGAGACTTTAGGCGCTGTCTCAGAGCAAAGCAATCTGCTCGATGTCGAAGAGTTTGATAAGGTAGTTGGTAGTGCCCTCGATGGCATAGAGGCGGTTGAGGAAAAGGAAGATGAAGATGTAATAAAAGAGGTAGATGCACCAATAGTGAAGCTCGTAAACGGGATATTTGTCAATGCCATAAAAGCAAGTGCAAACGATATACACATAGAGCCCTACGAGACATCGGTCAGGGTGAGATACAGGGTTGATGGCAAGCTTTACTCTGTGATGAACCTTCCTGCAAAGATAAAGAATGCCATAGCTGCGAGGGTAAAGGTCATGTCAGAGCTTGATATTGCCGAAAGGAGGCTTCCACAGGACGGAAGGATAAAGCTTAAGTTAGGTAAAAAAAGGGAGATAGACTTCAGGGTCTCGACTGTTCCTACGATGTTTGGCGAAAGATGCGTTCTCAGGCTTCTCGATAAGTCAAAGCTTCAGGTGGACTTTTCAAAATTAGGCTTAGATGAAGAGGCATTGAAGATATTTATGGATGCACTCGATAAGCCTTATGGAATGATACTCGTTACAGGGCCAACTGGATGTGGAAAGACTACAACGCTTTATTCGGCACTCTCTTATCTGAATAAAATTGGCGTGAATATCTCGACTGCCGAAGACCCTGTAGAGTATAACTTCTTAGGTATAAATCAGGTTCAGGTGAGGGATGAGATAGGGCTTACATTTGCCTCTGCATTAAGGTCATTTCTCAGGCAGGACCCTGATATAATCATGGTCGGTGAGATAAGGGATTATGAGACTGCCGATATATCGGTCAAGGCAGCACTTACAGGGCACCTCGTTTTAAGTACACTTCATACAAACGATGCCCCTGGTACCATAAGCAGGCTTGTTAATATGGGCATAGAGCCATTCCTCGTTGCCTCGGCAGTTATAGTTATTGCAACCCAGAGACTTATAAGAAAAATATGCCCTGAATGCAAAGAGGAGGTAAAGGTCCCTGTGCCTGCCCTCATAAAAGTCGGATTTTCAGAGGAAGAGGCAGGCAGTATAAAATGCTACAGGGGTAAGGGATGTCCTGCGTGCAATAACTCAGGCTATAGGGGAAGGATTGCCATCTTTGAAGTCATGCCTATAAAGGATGATATAAGAGACCTCATACTTGAAGGTGCCACTTCGGCAGAGCTTAAGAAGACCGCCATAAAGCTCGGCATGAAAACCCTGAGGAAGAGTGGTCTTGTAAAGGTCAAGGAAGGCATAACCACTATAGAAGAGGTCATCAGGGTCTCTTTTGAGGACTGAGTCTCACGCCATTTTATTGACAATAATTGTCATTTTATTTATTGTAAGGTTATGGTTATAAAACTTGGACAGATGCTCATAAACTCCGGCATTATTACCGAGGAACAGCTCAAACAGACACTTGTTCTTCAAAAAAGGGATGGTGGAAGGCTCGGCACAAACCTCGTCAAATTAGGCTATGTCACAGAGGAAAAACTCGTAACATTCCTGAGCAAGCAGTTTGGTGTGCCTGCAATAAACCTCTCTAACTATAAGATAGACCCAGCAGTGCTCAAGCTCGAGACATCAAAAATCCTTCAGGTAAAAGACTATACGATGTCTGCCGAGGATATGGTGGCAGGTGGCACCATGGGTGAGAGTGATGAGGGCCCCACAGTCGATGTCGATGAATTTGACCAAGTGGTTGGCAGTGCCCTCGATGACATAGAGGCTGTTTTAACAAAGGACGAAGGTGTATCAAGCCAGGTAGATGCACCAATAATTAAGCTTGTCAACGGCATATTCGTTAATGCCCTTAAGGCAGGTGCAAGCGATATACATATAGAGCCTTATGAAGGGGTTTTAAGGATAAGATACAGGGTTGATGGTGTTTTGCATACGGTTATGAATCTGCCTACAAAGATAAAGAGTCCCCTTACTGCGAGGGTAAAGATAATGTCCCGTCTTGACATCGCTGAAAGAAGACTTCCACAGGATGGAAGGATAAAGCTCAAATTAGGACCTAAAAGGGAGATTGACTTCAGGGTCTCTGTCTTACCATGCCTTTTCGGTGAAAAGACCGTCTTAAGGCTTCTTGACAAGTCAAGCCTTCAGGTAGACCTTACGAAGTTAGGCTTTGAGGAGAAAGCCCTCAGTGAGTTTCTGGCGGTGCTGAGTAAGCCATACGGAATGGTACTCGTTACAGGTCCAACTGGAAGTGGTAAGACCACAACCCTTTATTCGGCACTTAGCCATCTCAACAATCCTGATGTGAACATAATGACTGCCGAAGACCCTATAGAGTATAACTTTTTAGGTATAAATCAGGTTCAGATGAAGGAGGAGATAGGGCTTTCGTTTGCCTCTGCATTACTCCTTAATATGGGCATAGAGCCTTTCCTTGTATCCTCATCTGTCTTAATGATAATTGCACAGAGACTTGCAAGAAAGCTCTGTCAGCAGTGTAAGGAAGAAGAAAAAGTGCCAATTCCTGCTCTTATGAAGATTGGTTTTTCAGAAGACGAGGCAAATGTGGTAAGATGCTTCAAAGGCAAAGGCTGTCCTACCTGCAGTAATTCGGGGTACAAGGGAAGGATCGCACTTTATGAGGTGATGCCCATAGGCGATGAGATTAAGGAGCTGGTGCTCGAGGGTGCCTCTGCCGCTGAGATCAAGAAAGCCGCAATAAAGCTTGGGATGAAGACCCTGAGAATGTCAGGGCTTACAAAAGTAAAAGAAGGTGTAACCTCGATAGAAGAGGTTGTGAGGGTGACCTTTGGAGATTAAGTGGTACCTGCAAATAAATATATAAAGGAGTAATATGCTTAGTATTTATGACCTTTTAAAGACACTGATTGAAAAAAAGGCATCTGACCTTCACATAACTACAGGGAGTCCCCCACGAATTCGGATTGATGGAAGACTCATGCCTCTCGATGGAGAGCCCCTTGGACCTGCTGATACAAAGGCACTCTGTTACAGTATCCTTACCGATGCCCAAAAGCATAAATTCGAGGAGAATAATGAGCTTGACCTATCATTTGGGCTTAAAGGCTTATCGAGGTTCAGGGCTAATATATTTACGCAAAGGGGCGCTGTTGCAGGTGCCTTCAGGTCAATACCATTTGAGATAAGGACATTCAGGGACCTTGGGCTTCCGGAGATACTCAACGACCTGACTAAAAAGCCAAGGGGGCTTATACTTGTCACAGGCCCTACTGGCTCTGGAAAGTCAACAACGCTTGCCTCTATGGTTGACCGTATAAATTCCGAAAGACCTGACCATATCATAACCGTAGAGGACCCAATAGAATATCTTCATGGACATAAAAAGGCTCTCATAAACCAGAGAGAGGTCAATGCAGACACCGCATCCTTTAAGTCGGCATTAAAGTATGTCTTAAGGCAGGACCCCGATGTTGTTCTGATTGGTGAGATGAGGGACCTTGAGACCATAGAGGCAGCGCTTGCTGTCTCTGAGACAGGTCATCTTACGCTTGCAACCCTTCACACAAACTCCGCAGTTCAGACCATAAACCGAGTAATAGATGTATTTCCGCCGCATCAGCAGGAGCAGATAAGGGTTCAGCTTTCTTTTGTCCTTGAGGGAATCCTTGCACAACAACTTATCCCGAGGAAGTCAGGACAAGGAAGGGTTCTTGCAATTGAAATCCTTATTCCGAATGCGGCAATCAGAAACCTTATAAGGGAGGACAAGATACATCAGCTTTATTCCATGATGCAGACAGGTCAGGCAAAATTCGGCATGCAGACGATGAATCAGTCCCTCCATGAGCTTTATACAAAAGGTCTTATATCTTATGATGAGGCACTGGGACGCTCATCTGTGCCAGATGAAATGCTTACGATGCTTCAAAGAGTGGCAACCCAAAGGAGGTAAGACATGGCTACGATGGTTTTTCAGTGGTCAGGTAAAACAAGTAGGGGGACTATAGAGTCCGGAGAGATTACTGCGGCTTCAAAAGAAGAGGTCATAGCACAGCTCAGGCAGAAAAATATAACACCCACAATCGTAACTGAAAAGGTAAAGAAGAAATTTGGCTTTGGGGGGGGCAAGGTCGGCAGCAAAGATATAGTTATCTTCACAAGACAGTTCTCGACAATGATAGATGCAGGGCTTCCACTTGTGCAGGCATTAGATGTACTTTCAGGACAGGTGGAAAATAAAACACTCGCAAAGACCCTTTCGCAGATAAAGGTGGATGTCGAAGGCGGCTCCACATATGCAGATGCCCTGAGAAAGCACCCAAAGGTCTTTGACGAGCTTTACGCCAATATGGTTGCCGCAGGAGAGGCAGGCGGAATACTCGATACAATCCTGGGAAGACTTGCAACCTATATAGAGAAGGCAATGAAGATTAAAAAGAAGGTCAAAGGAGCACTGGTCTATCCGATAGTTGTCTCTACGGTTGCAGTGCTTGTTGTTGCAGTAATCATGGTGTTCGTTGTGCCAACATTTATAGAGATGTTTAAGGCACTCGGAGGAACTCTTCCTCTTCCGACAGTAATTGTCGTCACTATAAGCAATTTCCTTAAGGGCATAGGAGGCATCGTTCTCCTCGGAGCCATAGTGGGTACTATAATGGGTATCTCACAATTCAGAAGAACAAAAAGGGGCAAAAAGATAACCGATGCTATACTCCTTAAGTCACCAATCTTTGGAGTTATGCTTGTAAAGGCTGCAGTTGCCAAATTTACAAGGACCATGGGAACCCTTATCAGTAGCGGTGTTCCTATACTGGATGGACTTGAGATAACGGCAAAGACAGCAGGCAATAAGGTTATCGAGGATGCAGTTATGACTGTGAGATCTGCTGTTACCGAGGGTAAAACCCTTGCCGAGCCTCTTTCAAAGGCAAAGGTCTTTCCCCCAATGGTAACGCATATGATAGCAGTTGGAGAATCCACAGGCGCATTGGATGCCATGCTCGGAAAGATTGCGGACTTCTATGACGACGAGGTCGATGCCGCAGTGTCAAACCTTACTGCCATGATGGAGCCTTTGCTTATGATATTTTTAGGCACTACCGTAGGGTTTGTCATAGTTGCCATGTATCTACCCATATTTAAGATGATTACACTCATAAAGTGAAGGAAACTCCAAAAAGTGCCCTGAGCAATAAGCTTAAGACCCTGACTGCATTCAGGGCACTTTTCGTTACTGTCCTTTTAGGCACCTTCTATATCTTTGAGATAGGACTCCGAATATTCCCATACCCATATGGGGTGCTTTATTTAGTAATATTCCTCTACCTGCTTACAATTGTTTACTCATTGATGCTTTTGAGGTTTGGAACACCTGCCTTTGCCTATGCGCAGTTATGCCTCGATGTAGTGTCTGCTATAACATTAGTCTTTCTGACAGGCGGAATCGAAAGCTGGTTTTCCATTCTTCTGCCGATTGTAGTGATAGCCTCTGCAATTATCCTGAATAAAAGGGCAGGGTATGTCATTGCCACCATAGGCGCTGTGCTTTATGGCTCTCTCATAGACCTTCAGTTCTATAAAATACTTCCAATCCCCTATGACCCAATGTTCGGAGAAAAAGATTTTCTCTACAATATATTCTCGCACACATTAGCCCTTTATCTGACTGCTTACCTTATAGGTCATCTTGTTGAGAGGCTCGAAAGGGCAACCATAGGGCTTGAAAAGAAAGATTCGGACCTGAAGGACCTTACTGTGTTTACCGATGAGGTCATAGAAGGTATGCCAAGCGGACTATTTACAACCAACCTTAAAGGTAGGATAATCTTGTTTAACAGTGCCGCCGAGGAGATAACAGGCATTGAAAGACACAGGGCTATCGGCATGGAAATCAATAGTGTCTTCCCATTTATAGGTAACATAAGACAAAAGGAGCGGATTGAAGGACTCATAGAGCATGCGGGTAGCAGTAAGGTTATAGGGCTTACTGTCTCGGAGATGCAGGATGCAAATGGTCAGCGCACTGGTTTTATAGGCATATTCGATGACCTCACAGAACTAAAGAGGATGCACGAGGAGATAAAACAAAAGGAAAAACTGGCAGACATAGGTGAGCTTGCCGCTAACATAGCCCATGAGATTAGAAACCCACTTGCTTCGCTTAAAGGCTCTATAGAGATGCTAAAGGAAGATAAGGTTTCAGCAGAATACAAAGGCAGGCTGATGGAAATAGCACTCGGTGAGATGCAGAGACTGGATGTAATCATAACCGAATTCCTCATCTATTCAAAGCCCAAGGCAATCGAGCTGGAGACCTTTGACCTGCACCAGATGCTCGATGAGACCATCGAGATGCTTAAACAAAGAAATACAGGCGAGGTCACATTTATAAAGGGATTTAATGGCCCTCTCTATATAAAGGCAGACCCACAGAGGCTTCAGCAGGTCTTCTGGAACTTAGGCATTAATGCCATAGAGGCTATGCCTGATGGAGGTAAGCTCTCTATAAGCACAACCGACAGTAAAGATGTGATAAAGATTATATTTGAGGACACAGGCATAGGGATAAGTCCTGAAAACATGAAGAAGGTTTTATATCCGTTCTTCACTACAAAGCCAGAGGGGACAGGGCTTGGTTTGAGCATAGCATACAGGATTGTAGAGGACCATAACGGAGGACTTGCCTTCACCAGCAAGCAGGGTGAGGGCACAAAATTCAGGGTCTTTCTGCCTAAAGGCAATGTAAATGGAAAAGAGTAAGATACTGATTGTTGAGGACGAAAAGAACATGAGGGAGGTTCTTAAGATTCTCCTTGAGGGAGAAGGCTATGAGGTCGTAACTGCGCATGATGGCATTGACGGATTGGGCTGTATCCAAAAGGACATATTTGACCTTGTAATATCGGATATAAAGATGCCAGGTGTAGATGGCTTTGGCATACTCAAGAAACTTCATGAGGTGTCTCCTGAAACATTTGTAATAATGATTACAGCCTTTGGTACTACTGAGTCTGCTGTTGAGGCAATGAAATTAGGAGCCTACGACTACATCTATAAACCCTTTAGGATAGACGAAATAAGGCTTATAGTCAAAAACGCTCTGGATAAAAAGAGGCTAAATGCCGAGGTCTCCATCTTAAGGGA
This genomic interval from Nitrospirota bacterium contains the following:
- the tadA gene encoding Flp pilus assembly complex ATPase component TadA; this encodes MSAITEYYGGKGAVATTTKASPTESSRILEAKDYTFDGEEETLGAVSEQSNLLDVEEFDKVVGSALDGIEAVEEKEDEDVIKEVDAPIVKLVNGIFVNAIKASANDIHIEPYETSVRVRYRVDGKLYSVMNLPAKIKNAIAARVKVMSELDIAERRLPQDGRIKLKLGKKREIDFRVSTVPTMFGERCVLRLLDKSKLQVDFSKLGLDEEALKIFMDALDKPYGMILVTGPTGCGKTTTLYSALSYLNKIGVNISTAEDPVEYNFLGINQVQVRDEIGLTFASALRSFLRQDPDIIMVGEIRDYETADISVKAALTGHLVLSTLHTNDAPGTISRLVNMGIEPFLVASAVIVIATQRLIRKICPECKEEVKVPVPALIKVGFSEEEAGSIKCYRGKGCPACNNSGYRGRIAIFEVMPIKDDIRDLILEGATSAELKKTAIKLGMKTLRKSGLVKVKEGITTIEEVIRVSFED
- the tadA gene encoding Flp pilus assembly complex ATPase component TadA, which gives rise to MVIKLGQMLINSGIITEEQLKQTLVLQKRDGGRLGTNLVKLGYVTEEKLVTFLSKQFGVPAINLSNYKIDPAVLKLETSKILQVKDYTMSAEDMVAGGTMGESDEGPTVDVDEFDQVVGSALDDIEAVLTKDEGVSSQVDAPIIKLVNGIFVNALKAGASDIHIEPYEGVLRIRYRVDGVLHTVMNLPTKIKSPLTARVKIMSRLDIAERRLPQDGRIKLKLGPKREIDFRVSVLPCLFGEKTVLRLLDKSSLQVDLTKLGFEEKALSEFLAVLSKPYGMVLVTGPTGSGKTTTLYSALSHLNNPDVNIMTAEDPIEYNFLGINQVQMKEEIGLSFASALLLNMGIEPFLVSSSVLMIIAQRLARKLCQQCKEEEKVPIPALMKIGFSEDEANVVRCFKGKGCPTCSNSGYKGRIALYEVMPIGDEIKELVLEGASAAEIKKAAIKLGMKTLRMSGLTKVKEGVTSIEEVVRVTFGD
- a CDS encoding type IV pilus twitching motility protein PilT, which encodes MLSIYDLLKTLIEKKASDLHITTGSPPRIRIDGRLMPLDGEPLGPADTKALCYSILTDAQKHKFEENNELDLSFGLKGLSRFRANIFTQRGAVAGAFRSIPFEIRTFRDLGLPEILNDLTKKPRGLILVTGPTGSGKSTTLASMVDRINSERPDHIITVEDPIEYLHGHKKALINQREVNADTASFKSALKYVLRQDPDVVLIGEMRDLETIEAALAVSETGHLTLATLHTNSAVQTINRVIDVFPPHQQEQIRVQLSFVLEGILAQQLIPRKSGQGRVLAIEILIPNAAIRNLIREDKIHQLYSMMQTGQAKFGMQTMNQSLHELYTKGLISYDEALGRSSVPDEMLTMLQRVATQRR
- a CDS encoding type II secretion system F family protein, producing MATMVFQWSGKTSRGTIESGEITAASKEEVIAQLRQKNITPTIVTEKVKKKFGFGGGKVGSKDIVIFTRQFSTMIDAGLPLVQALDVLSGQVENKTLAKTLSQIKVDVEGGSTYADALRKHPKVFDELYANMVAAGEAGGILDTILGRLATYIEKAMKIKKKVKGALVYPIVVSTVAVLVVAVIMVFVVPTFIEMFKALGGTLPLPTVIVVTISNFLKGIGGIVLLGAIVGTIMGISQFRRTKRGKKITDAILLKSPIFGVMLVKAAVAKFTRTMGTLISSGVPILDGLEITAKTAGNKVIEDAVMTVRSAVTEGKTLAEPLSKAKVFPPMVTHMIAVGESTGALDAMLGKIADFYDDEVDAAVSNLTAMMEPLLMIFLGTTVGFVIVAMYLPIFKMITLIK
- a CDS encoding PAS domain S-box protein, whose product is MKETPKSALSNKLKTLTAFRALFVTVLLGTFYIFEIGLRIFPYPYGVLYLVIFLYLLTIVYSLMLLRFGTPAFAYAQLCLDVVSAITLVFLTGGIESWFSILLPIVVIASAIILNKRAGYVIATIGAVLYGSLIDLQFYKILPIPYDPMFGEKDFLYNIFSHTLALYLTAYLIGHLVERLERATIGLEKKDSDLKDLTVFTDEVIEGMPSGLFTTNLKGRIILFNSAAEEITGIERHRAIGMEINSVFPFIGNIRQKERIEGLIEHAGSSKVIGLTVSEMQDANGQRTGFIGIFDDLTELKRMHEEIKQKEKLADIGELAANIAHEIRNPLASLKGSIEMLKEDKVSAEYKGRLMEIALGEMQRLDVIITEFLIYSKPKAIELETFDLHQMLDETIEMLKQRNTGEVTFIKGFNGPLYIKADPQRLQQVFWNLGINAIEAMPDGGKLSISTTDSKDVIKIIFEDTGIGISPENMKKVLYPFFTTKPEGTGLGLSIAYRIVEDHNGGLAFTSKQGEGTKFRVFLPKGNVNGKE